CTTGTATACAATAAGAAGAGTTTGTCAAGTTTCATAGGGCTGAAATCGCCACAGTGCGCTAACGTGTGAATAAGGCCGAATTAGTTAAACCTAAATTGATCTGCCATCAGGTCGATATACTACAGCCTCAACTCCTCAGTTAAGGTAATTAGTAAGCAGAAGGTTAATTTCTTTAAGGCAAGCACCGCCACCCTGGTTGTATTTACCCAATCGAAATACTAGCTTTAATCTCAGGAATGCGTAATTTATGAAGGAAATGTAAAAATGGGTGGATTAATACTTGTCGTCTGAGTTAACATACAATGCACTCTTCCTAAGTAATTAATGTTGTGTAAAATACATGAAATCGAGCAGGAGCAAGCGTACTTACTTTGTAATGTAATAAGAACGTCACTGCAATTCCGAAAAGTGGAGAAAAATTTCAGGGTATAACTCTTGTTTTTAATGTCTTTTTGGTAATAGTGGCTAATAATTACTCTGGGAGTTCATGATTAATACACAAAAAGAGTGCAATTTCTGTGAAACAGGCTACAATCGGAAGAGTCTTTATAAGAAAATCTGCCAGCAGTCTGAACTCATTAGTATAGAGTGGCAAATTTTTTCAGAAAGACGAGTATTTTTTTTGACCAGTTAGTTGAAAGCAATATGTGATAGCAACACATATAACATTTACTAGGGTGAGCAAATCACTTTTAGAAATGGCTTAAACTAAAGTAAAAAAACCTCCTACCGGAGGTGCAAAAGATCCGAAAATATTTCTGGCAAATCTGCCAAAAAGCTTATTTTCGGTTGACAATTGGCTCGTTTAAAAGAGCAGTAAACACATCTTGAGTAATTGATTCTGCAAGGAGCATGAGGAACGCGGCATGAACCAGGCTAACAACGTACTCGAAAGCATATATCAGCCTGACCTAGAAATAATGAATCAGCCTGAGCTCGAGTTAGAAGAACTCTTAATAGATGATGAAGAGGACTTGCTTATCATCGATGAAGGTGACGATGAATTTTTAGAGCCTCAGTCTGATGAGGACGACGCAAAGTCTGGAAAAGCCGCTAAATCGCGTCGTCGGACACAAAGCAAGAAAAAGCATTACACAGAAGATTCCATTCGGCTTTACTTGCAAGAAATTGGTAGAATTCGGCTGTTGCGGGCAGACGAAGAAATCGAATTGGCGCGAAAAATCGCCGATTTGCTGGAATTAGAGAGAGTTCGGGAAAGACTCTCAGAACAGTTGGATCGCGATCCTCGAGATAGTGAATGGGCAGAAGCAGTACAATTGCCCTTACCAGCTTTTCGTTATCGCCTGCATGTTGGTCGCAGAGCGAAAGATAAGATGGTGCAATCTAACCTCCGTCTTGTGGTTTCAATTGCTAAGAAGTACATGAATCGTGGTTTGTCGTTCCAAGACTTAATTCAGGAAGGCAGTCTCGGTTTGATTCGTGCCGCTGAAAAGTTTGACCACGAAAAAGGCTATAAGTTCTCCACTTATGCTACATGGTGGATTCGTCAAGCAATTACCCGCGCGATCGCAGATCAATCCCGCACAATTCGTCTTCCAGTTCACCTTTACGAAACCATCTCTCGGATTAAGAAAACTACCAAGTTACTGTCTCAAGAAATGGGTCGCAAACCCACCGAGGAAGAAATCGCTACTCGGATGGAAATGACCATTGAGAAGTTGCGCTTCATTGCTAAATCCGCACAGTTGCCTATTTCACTAGAAACGCCTATTGGTAAAGAAGAAGATTCTCGATTGGGCGATTTTATTGAATCCGATGGTGAGACACCAGAAGACCAAGTTTCCAAAAATCTTCTGCGCGAAGACCTGGAAAAAGTTCTCGACAGTCTTAGCCCCCGCGAACGCGATGTACTCAGACTACGTTACGGCTTGGATGATGGTCGGATGAAGACCCTTGAGGAAATCGGACAGATTTTCAACGTCACCCGCGAACGGATTCGTCAAATTGAGGCGAAGGCACTCCGCAAGTTACGTCACCCAAATCGTAACAGCGTTCTCAAGGAATATATTCGGTAGTCAATAGTTATCAGTCATTTGTTTAAAGCGAATGACTAATTGCAAAAAAATAAAAAACCTGGTAGTGAATTAGCACTCCAGGTTTTTTTATTTATAGGTCATCTTAGATATTAAAACTTATAGGATGCCCCAAAAATGTAGAAAGCCTTGACCAGAAAAAAGCTCAACCAAAACGGCTGCTGAAAAACCAATCATTGCCAAGCGACCGTTCCAAATTTCTGCTTGTGGGGTAAAGCCCCAACGCCAAGCGTTGCGATCTTCAATTACAGGAGTAGTGACTTTTGTTGTGCTTGCATTTGTCATGGTTCGGACTCCAAACTTAATTCTTAAGGTTTATTGCCTTATGTAAACTAATATAACAAATATTTTTAGAAAGGCAACATTTTTTATACTTTTGTTTCCATAGCTTGACATAAATAGAGATAGCTATTTATACAGATTAAAACATCAGCCTTCAGTGAGATTTACTGAGATAGAAGAAATGTTACTTAGACTTTTACCTTTATAGGCTAATATATCTTGTTAAGAGTAATTATCAAGTAATTTAGTTGTGTCGCTTTATTTCCGAAAAATTTAGGATTTTAAAATAAAATTTATTGATAAAATAAGTCATTACTAGTCCATTTCCATTTCTTTTGAAGTTGAGACAAAACCAAACTGCTCATATCTCAGTGGAATGAAGCCTGAGGCATTTTGCCTCAGTTTCTCTCACAAAGCAGATAATTTCCTTTAATAATGCTGTTGTAATTCCATGTCCTCGCCACATCGGAATTGTATAAACGTTCATAATGTAGGCTTCTAAGCCTGAGAGATTGCTGTTATGAAGGGGTCGTTGAAAAAATACCAAGCCGCTAGTGGCAACAATTTGACAATCCACTTCAGCTACCCAAGCTAAAAACTCACCCGACGGCATTTTTTCGCCAATATATTTTCGAGTTGCTTCTGCTAGGTTTGTGGTGTCAGAGTCACCTTTAATATCGCCAGCCTCCCGCAGGAGTTCGAGACGCAGTTGGATTAGCGCCTCTAAATCCTGCAAGTTGGCTTGTTGCAAGTTGAACATCGCTGTGATTTACGATCGCACTTCAGCAACCGTAATGATTTTTTCATCGCGGTTGAGTTGGATGATACTTTCACCTTTGACATCCCGGCCTAAAATCGGCACTGTTTCCACAGGTATCCGCACTACCCGTTCCTTATTAGTCACTAAAGCTACCTCACCAGATGCTATCGCTATGACCATACCAGCTAAATTATCAGTTTTGCTAGCAAATTTCAGCGCTTGCGTCCCTAAATCGCCGCGATTAGCCGCTCTTAACTGACTCGCAGCCATGCGTTTGGCATATCCTTCTTGAGTAACTAGGAGCAGATGGTCATCTTTACCGACAGTCACACAGCCAACCATTTGCTGATTTTTCAATAACCGAAATGCTTGTAAACCCATCGCTGTGCGACCCATGATCGGTAATTGTTCATCATTGGTTGCGAAGCGCAATACTCGCCCACCGGAACTAGCTAAAATCAGATGTTCCCCTGGTTTTGTGAACTGGGTAAATGACAATTCATCATCGTCTTTGAGCTTTAAAATCGTGATTCCGCGCCGCGTCAAGTTTGTGAATTCTCCCAGAGACAGACGCTTAATTCGTCCCTGTTTTGTTAAGAGAATCATCTGCTGAGTTTCGAGATTATCCGGTAGTAAAAAGCGGCTGACCACAGCTTCTTGAGCGCCTTGAGCAGTATTACTGAGCATAGTAATCAAAGGTTTTCCCCGTGGAGAACGCCCAGTAGTTGGAGGGATTTCTCCCACATTTACAGGATAGACTTTGCCGCCACCGGTTAGTATTAGCAAGTCTTTTTGGGTGTCAGTCAACACGGTTTGGATAATAAAGTCATTATCATGCAGACCATTTTCAGCTTTTGACTTTCTCCCAGATGGTTGGGTGCGACGGACATAACCCCGTTGGGTAAATTCTAAAATTGCTTCTTCTGCTGGTTCAGAAGATTTCAGTTCCTCCTCCTCTGCCCTAGACTTCTGCTCTTCGGCTCTAGACTTTTGCTCCTCTCCAATTTTTGTCCGCCGGGGATCGCTGTACTTGCGCTTGAGCGATCGCAAATCTTTTTTCAGTGCTTTGAGTAATTCGCGGCGATCGTTGAGTAATTGCTCCAGCAAACTAATTTGTTCGCTGATTTGCTCAAATTCTTGCTGCAAATTTTGCTGTTCTAAACTGGTGAGGCGGCGCAACGGCATAGCCAAAATTGCATCTCCTTGTACCTCACTCAAATCTAGTTGGCTACAAAGATTTATTTTTGCCGTACTTCCATCGGGAGCTTGCCGTAAAATTTCAATTACCCGATCCAAATTAGATAGTGCTTTGAGTAAACCTTCTACCAAATGCACACGACTTTGGGCTTTCCCCAACTCGTAATTGTAGCGACGGTTCAGCGTCTCTTCCCGGAAACTCAAAAATTCTTGCAAAAGTTGACGCAAACTTAACTGACGGGGTTGTCCATTTACTATTGCTAGGAGAATTGCCCCAAACGTCATTTGCAAAGCAGTTTGGTGATATAAATGCTGGAGAACTTCTTGGGGATTGGTATCACGTTTGAGTTCAATTACTACCCGCATCCCTTCGCGATCGCTTTCATCTCGCAGATCGGAAATTCCTTGCAAACGACCTTGATTTACTAAGTCTGCTACCTTCTCAATCCACGCAGCTTTATTCACTTGATAAGGCAATTCTGTAATGATAATTGCCGTCCGTCGCTTGCTTCCCCTACTGGCTGGAATTTCTTCTAGAGTTGCGACTCCCCGCAGCAGAATTCCACCTTTCCCTATGGTGTATGCTTCCCTAATTCCAGTCTCACCAATTATTTCTCCACCGGTGGGAAAATCTGGCCCTGGAATCAACTGGAATAACTTTTCATCTGGCAAATCTGGGTTGTCGATTAAAGCAATTAACCCATCGACAACTTCCCCCAAGTTGTGGGGTGGTACATTAGTCGCCATTCCCACGGCGATCCCAGAACAGCCATTAAGCAACAGAAACGGCAATTGAGCAGGTAGCACTGTTGGTTCTTGCTGGGAATTATCAAAGTTCCCGACAAATTCCACCGTCTCTTCGCCGATTTCTGTCAGCATTCCCTCATGACTGATCGGTGCGAGGCGCGTTTCTGTGTAACGCATCGCTGCTGGCGGGTCATTATCGACGCTGCCAAAGTTACCGTGTCCTGCTAGCAAAGGATAGCGGCTAGAAAAATCCTGCACTAACCTGACTAAGGCATCGTAAACTGATTGGTCGCCGTGGGGATGGTATTTACCCAACACATCACCCACTACACGCGCACATTTTCGATAGGGTCTATCTGGTACTAAACCGAGTTCGTGCATTGCATACAAAATGCGGCGATGCACTGGTTTTAAGCCATCACGCACGTCTGGTAGCGCTCGCCCGACAATCACGCTCATGGCATATTCGAGATAAGACCGTTGCATCTCGGTGTGCAGGGCTGTTGGAATTACCTGTCCCGTTGAGAGAAGGTTTAACTGTTTTGCCATGAGTTTTTTCCCTGAAATTTAACTACACAAAAGCCGGCGGAACTCAATATTGCAGCAACCACAGCATAACGGATGAAATGGGATTCCTAACAAAATATTGATAGTCATAGAAGAAAAAGCAGTAGTATCATCCTTGATGACAAGGAGGTACATAGACTATTAAAAAGGAAACAGATAGCAGGTAGCTGTTTTAATGGAATGATAATCTGCTGCACATTTAATTTGTATAGGCTTTATAGCCAGGATACCTGCCATGACTGCATTCTCTCATTTTTAATTTTGAATTGCTTAATCCCCTCACCTCTACATCCATAACTAAAATTCTCATGAAAACTGTTTTAATTGTCGAAGACGATCTAATTAATGCTCGCGTTTTTTCCAAGATTTTGTCCAAGCGCGGCGGCTTGGGAGTAAAACATACTGAAAATGTCGAAGAAGTAATAAAAATTGCCCAATCAGGAGAAGCCGACCTGATTTTAATGGATGTTTCTCTGTCCAGAAGTGTTTACCAAGGGAAATCTGTTGATGGAATCAAGATTACACAGATGTTAAAATCCGATCCAAAAACAGCGAACTTACCTGTTATTTTGGTGACGGCACATGCTATGGAAGGCGATCGCGAAAATTTTCTCAAGCAAAGCGGCGCTGATGGCTACATTTCTAAGCCAGTTGTTGATCATCAACAGTTTGTTGATCAAATCCTCGCACTTCTACCCACAGACGGCCAATCATAATTGACGACTGATTTCAGGATATAGTCGCCCGCAAAGGTTTTTGGGCAACTATTTCCTGTATTTAATTAGTATAGATGTACTACGAAAAGGTACTATTAGGCAAGTGGTAATTGGAAAGTCAATGGGGAATGGGGAATGGGGCTAATGAAAAATTACTTCTTTCCCTTCTGCTCCCTGCTC
The Nostoc punctiforme PCC 73102 genome window above contains:
- the rpoD gene encoding RNA polymerase sigma factor RpoD, coding for MNQANNVLESIYQPDLEIMNQPELELEELLIDDEEDLLIIDEGDDEFLEPQSDEDDAKSGKAAKSRRRTQSKKKHYTEDSIRLYLQEIGRIRLLRADEEIELARKIADLLELERVRERLSEQLDRDPRDSEWAEAVQLPLPAFRYRLHVGRRAKDKMVQSNLRLVVSIAKKYMNRGLSFQDLIQEGSLGLIRAAEKFDHEKGYKFSTYATWWIRQAITRAIADQSRTIRLPVHLYETISRIKKTTKLLSQEMGRKPTEEEIATRMEMTIEKLRFIAKSAQLPISLETPIGKEEDSRLGDFIESDGETPEDQVSKNLLREDLEKVLDSLSPRERDVLRLRYGLDDGRMKTLEEIGQIFNVTRERIRQIEAKALRKLRHPNRNSVLKEYIR
- a CDS encoding chlorophyll a/b-binding protein, which encodes MTNASTTKVTTPVIEDRNAWRWGFTPQAEIWNGRLAMIGFSAAVLVELFSGQGFLHFWGIL
- a CDS encoding GNAT family N-acetyltransferase is translated as MFNLQQANLQDLEALIQLRLELLREAGDIKGDSDTTNLAEATRKYIGEKMPSGEFLAWVAEVDCQIVATSGLVFFQRPLHNSNLSGLEAYIMNVYTIPMWRGHGITTALLKEIICFVRETEAKCLRLHSTEI
- a CDS encoding response regulator, translated to MKTVLIVEDDLINARVFSKILSKRGGLGVKHTENVEEVIKIAQSGEADLILMDVSLSRSVYQGKSVDGIKITQMLKSDPKTANLPVILVTAHAMEGDRENFLKQSGADGYISKPVVDHQQFVDQILALLPTDGQS
- the gyrA gene encoding DNA gyrase subunit A → MAKQLNLLSTGQVIPTALHTEMQRSYLEYAMSVIVGRALPDVRDGLKPVHRRILYAMHELGLVPDRPYRKCARVVGDVLGKYHPHGDQSVYDALVRLVQDFSSRYPLLAGHGNFGSVDNDPPAAMRYTETRLAPISHEGMLTEIGEETVEFVGNFDNSQQEPTVLPAQLPFLLLNGCSGIAVGMATNVPPHNLGEVVDGLIALIDNPDLPDEKLFQLIPGPDFPTGGEIIGETGIREAYTIGKGGILLRGVATLEEIPASRGSKRRTAIIITELPYQVNKAAWIEKVADLVNQGRLQGISDLRDESDREGMRVVIELKRDTNPQEVLQHLYHQTALQMTFGAILLAIVNGQPRQLSLRQLLQEFLSFREETLNRRYNYELGKAQSRVHLVEGLLKALSNLDRVIEILRQAPDGSTAKINLCSQLDLSEVQGDAILAMPLRRLTSLEQQNLQQEFEQISEQISLLEQLLNDRRELLKALKKDLRSLKRKYSDPRRTKIGEEQKSRAEEQKSRAEEEELKSSEPAEEAILEFTQRGYVRRTQPSGRKSKAENGLHDNDFIIQTVLTDTQKDLLILTGGGKVYPVNVGEIPPTTGRSPRGKPLITMLSNTAQGAQEAVVSRFLLPDNLETQQMILLTKQGRIKRLSLGEFTNLTRRGITILKLKDDDELSFTQFTKPGEHLILASSGGRVLRFATNDEQLPIMGRTAMGLQAFRLLKNQQMVGCVTVGKDDHLLLVTQEGYAKRMAASQLRAANRGDLGTQALKFASKTDNLAGMVIAIASGEVALVTNKERVVRIPVETVPILGRDVKGESIIQLNRDEKIITVAEVRS